A single region of the Amphiura filiformis chromosome 7, Afil_fr2py, whole genome shotgun sequence genome encodes:
- the LOC140157276 gene encoding uncharacterized protein isoform X1 has product MASGTDQKSSATTLMQDISQQVTCSICLDHFKVPKTLPCLHNFCRECLQETIQSSAHPKMPDPVNYPGNNCIMFSFPCPACRADVNFPVSVPHPLNIREIAVNAAANEFKTNFHIESQLDMLKKKMEQGCPEHQGETLLFFCKTCNKPICQLCLANEHIPPEHDISSVHRIAQKKRDGFKTKRDRVVKRKNELEKSLQACQRKHKDMQKVVNHCKKANQELDALYAVMGDFRREMNKVDRSLSTRVSRMISDNHTISNRIERCQKQSDELDKILKKSDQELLQHSSEEGTSVHEILPQIPHVSPNSVSTGLEEGLLRICKSMAEVKAQLRGFCRQPTPTTSSEPVSKKPQLQQPGSSSSASHQPQQQQPKTKAHTSAHYVFPPVPSSAWMAPPGFPVPPNPFTPTHTPSSTMWTSSSWQKVSLPTAFTPPPPPPGFSQPQRPRLSLPQSAASSGSSSSASISDLAPPGTTQSTNPFSRQTPLSTSQSTSLFSRQTPPGTSQSTSTPSTSERLQQVMGEKDVMLSSSAINDDDEDDEEEEEDYSYMEETGGYRDVWSDDNSDY; this is encoded by the exons ATGGCTTCAGGTACAGACCAAAAgagtagtgcaacaacattgatGCAGGATATCTCACAGCAGGTTACATGCAGCATCTGTCTAGATCACTTCAAGGTGCCAAAAACACTTCCATGTCTACACAACTTCTGCCGTGAGTGTCTCCAGGAAACCATTCAAAGCTCAGCACATCCCAAGATGCCGGATCCTGTCAATTATCCCGGCAACAATTGCATCATGTTCTCGTTTCCGTGCCCAGCTTGTAGAGCCGATGTTAACTTTCCCGTTTCCGTGCCACACCCTCTGAACATAAGAGAAATAGCGGTAAATGCAGCTGCAAATGAGTTCAAGACAAACTTTCACATTGAAAGTCAACTGGATATGTTGAAAAAGAAAATGGAGCAAGGTTGTCCGGAGCATCAGGGTGAAACTTTGCTGTTTTTTTGCAAGACATGTAATAAACCAATCTGCCAGCTATGTTTAGCTAATGAGCACATCCCGCCTGAGCATGACATTTCCTCAGTTCATAGAATCGCACAGAAGAAGCGGGATGGATTCAAAACAAAAAGAGACCGTGTTGTGAAAAGAAAAAACGAACTTGAGAAATCTTTGCAGGCCTGTCAGCGTAAGCACAAAGACATGCAAAAGGTGGTCAATCATTGTAAGAAGGCAAATCAAGAGCTTGATGCCCTATATGCAGTAATGGGAGATTTCAGACGAGAGATGAACAAAGTAGACCGTAGTTTGAGTACCCGAGTCTCACGGATGATTAGCGACAATCACACAATCTCGAACAGAATAGAAAGGTGCCAGAAGCAAAGTGACGAACTTgataaaattttgaagaaaagcgATCAAGAGCTGTTACAGCACTCGTCCGAAGAAGGAACAAGCGTTCACGAGATTCTACCGCAAATTCCACATGTGTCACCTAATTCAGTATCCACAGGGTTGGAGGAAGGGTTGTTACGTATATGTAAGTCAATGGCTGAGGTGAAGGCTCAGCTACGAGGATTTTGCCGTCAGCCTACTCCAACAACATCATCTGAACCAGTTAGCAAGAAG CCACAGCTACAGCAGCctggatcatcatcatcagcatcacatCAGCCTCAGCAACAGCAGCCCAAAACAAAAGCACACACAAGTGCACATTATGTCTTTCCACCAGTCCCATCTTCAGCATGGATGGCACCACCAGGCTTCCCTGTTCCACCTAATCCATTCACTCCAACTCATACCCCTTCATCAACTATGTGGACTTCATCCAGTTGGCAGAAAGTATCCTTGCCTACTGCATTCACTCCTCCTCCTCCACCTCCTGGGTTCTCACAGCCGCAAAGACCTCGTTTGAGTCTGCCACAAAGTGCAGCATCTTCAGGAAGTTCATCATCAGCAAGTATCAGTGACCTG GCACCACCCGGCACTACTCAATCAACTAATCCGTTTTCCCGTCAGACACCCCTTAGCACGTCTCAATCTACTTCTCTGTTTTCCCGACAGACACCCCCTGGCACGTCTCAATCAACATCAACCCCATCAACCAGTGAGAGGTTACAGCAGGTAATGGGTGAGAAGGATGTAATGTTATCCTCATCAGCcatcaatgatgatgatgaagatgacgaggaggaggaagaggattaTAGTTACATGGAGGAGACCGGAGGATACAGGGATGTCTGGAGTGATGATAACAGCGATTACTGA
- the LOC140157276 gene encoding uncharacterized protein isoform X2 has protein sequence MASGTDQKSSATTLMQDISQQVTCSICLDHFKVPKTLPCLHNFCRECLQETIQSSAHPKMPDPVNYPGNNCIMFSFPCPACRADVNFPVSVPHPLNIREIAVNAAANEFKTNFHIESQLDMLKKKMEQGCPEHQGETLLFFCKTCNKPICQLCLANEHIPPEHDISSVHRIAQKKRDGFKTKRDRVVKRKNELEKSLQACQRKHKDMQKVVNHCKKANQELDALYAVMGDFRREMNKVDRSLSTRVSRMISDNHTISNRIERCQKQSDELDKILKKSDQELLQHSSEEGTSVHEILPQIPHVSPNSVSTGLEEGLLRICKSMAEVKAQLRGFCRQPTPTTSSEPVSKKPQLQQPGSSSSASHQPQQQQPKTKAHTSAHYVFPPVPSSAWMAPPGFPVPPNPFTPTHTPSSTMWTSSSWQKVSLPTAFTPPPPPPGFSQPQRPRLSLPQSAASSGSSSSASISDLTPPGTSQSTSTPSTSERLQQVMGEKDVMLSSSAINDDDEDDEEEEEDYSYMEETGGYRDVWSDDNSDY, from the exons ATGGCTTCAGGTACAGACCAAAAgagtagtgcaacaacattgatGCAGGATATCTCACAGCAGGTTACATGCAGCATCTGTCTAGATCACTTCAAGGTGCCAAAAACACTTCCATGTCTACACAACTTCTGCCGTGAGTGTCTCCAGGAAACCATTCAAAGCTCAGCACATCCCAAGATGCCGGATCCTGTCAATTATCCCGGCAACAATTGCATCATGTTCTCGTTTCCGTGCCCAGCTTGTAGAGCCGATGTTAACTTTCCCGTTTCCGTGCCACACCCTCTGAACATAAGAGAAATAGCGGTAAATGCAGCTGCAAATGAGTTCAAGACAAACTTTCACATTGAAAGTCAACTGGATATGTTGAAAAAGAAAATGGAGCAAGGTTGTCCGGAGCATCAGGGTGAAACTTTGCTGTTTTTTTGCAAGACATGTAATAAACCAATCTGCCAGCTATGTTTAGCTAATGAGCACATCCCGCCTGAGCATGACATTTCCTCAGTTCATAGAATCGCACAGAAGAAGCGGGATGGATTCAAAACAAAAAGAGACCGTGTTGTGAAAAGAAAAAACGAACTTGAGAAATCTTTGCAGGCCTGTCAGCGTAAGCACAAAGACATGCAAAAGGTGGTCAATCATTGTAAGAAGGCAAATCAAGAGCTTGATGCCCTATATGCAGTAATGGGAGATTTCAGACGAGAGATGAACAAAGTAGACCGTAGTTTGAGTACCCGAGTCTCACGGATGATTAGCGACAATCACACAATCTCGAACAGAATAGAAAGGTGCCAGAAGCAAAGTGACGAACTTgataaaattttgaagaaaagcgATCAAGAGCTGTTACAGCACTCGTCCGAAGAAGGAACAAGCGTTCACGAGATTCTACCGCAAATTCCACATGTGTCACCTAATTCAGTATCCACAGGGTTGGAGGAAGGGTTGTTACGTATATGTAAGTCAATGGCTGAGGTGAAGGCTCAGCTACGAGGATTTTGCCGTCAGCCTACTCCAACAACATCATCTGAACCAGTTAGCAAGAAG CCACAGCTACAGCAGCctggatcatcatcatcagcatcacatCAGCCTCAGCAACAGCAGCCCAAAACAAAAGCACACACAAGTGCACATTATGTCTTTCCACCAGTCCCATCTTCAGCATGGATGGCACCACCAGGCTTCCCTGTTCCACCTAATCCATTCACTCCAACTCATACCCCTTCATCAACTATGTGGACTTCATCCAGTTGGCAGAAAGTATCCTTGCCTACTGCATTCACTCCTCCTCCTCCACCTCCTGGGTTCTCACAGCCGCAAAGACCTCGTTTGAGTCTGCCACAAAGTGCAGCATCTTCAGGAAGTTCATCATCAGCAAGTATCAGTGACCTG ACACCCCCTGGCACGTCTCAATCAACATCAACCCCATCAACCAGTGAGAGGTTACAGCAGGTAATGGGTGAGAAGGATGTAATGTTATCCTCATCAGCcatcaatgatgatgatgaagatgacgaggaggaggaagaggattaTAGTTACATGGAGGAGACCGGAGGATACAGGGATGTCTGGAGTGATGATAACAGCGATTACTGA